CAGGACGATCATGAAAGTACATTTCAGACTAACCTTCGTCTCCTCTCATTTTCGCCTGCTTTGGATGGCAAAGACAAACCGTCAAACACGACAACGGGAATAACACCAGCCTTCTTTACTGAAATTAGACATTTCTGAAAAATTTCACCACACCTAGGAAATTAtcagaaattataaaaattataaaatgagAAACTTTCAACATCAAAAGGAAAAATCAAATCGATGATGGAcaacttgaaaatatttttcaccTATCTCGCCTTCCAGTCTCAGCGAAGGACACACTCAACCCTTTGTGTAGCCAGCAAGATGCATCAATAGCTGCTGTTTGACCCGCCAGCTCACGGAGATTCatgtttttgacaaatttacGAAGAAAAGGCAGGAGACCGTGAATCCCCATTACGCATTCAGTATTAAGAGATGT
The Acropora muricata isolate sample 2 chromosome 3, ASM3666990v1, whole genome shotgun sequence genome window above contains:
- the LOC136912029 gene encoding exonuclease 1-like: MGIHGLLPFLRKFVKNMNLRELAGQTAAIDASCWLHKGLSVSFAETGRRDRCGEIFQKCLISVKKAGVIPVVVFDGLSLPSKAGENERRRREKESLIRRAAEDNISPQEANKLRSQAAAISLDYITECINVS